CCGGGTTGACGACCAGATTGCGGAGCTGCCGGACCGTGGCGCGGTGTTTCTCGCCGAGCCGGACGACGATGTCGATCCGGCGTTCGCGGCGGCGGAACTGCGTCGCGGCCGACCCCTGGACCTTGGTGCGGACGAGGTCCGCGACGTCGCGCAGGTCGAGGCCGTACCGGACGAGGGCATCGCGGTCGTAGGTGATCTGGACCTCGGGGCTTCCCGGGCGAGCCGTGGACTCCACGTCGGACAGTCCGGGAATCGACCGCAACTCCTCGCGCACCCGCTCGCCGAGCCGGCGCAGCACCGCCAGATCGTAGCCCTGGATCTCGATCTCGATCGGGGTGTGGAAGGAGAAGAGCACGGGTCGGCTCACCTGCGCCTGGAGATCCGGGATCCCCGCCGCGACCCGCCTCAGGTCGGCGATCACCCTCTCCTCCCGAACCGCCGTGAGCCCACCCTCGGCCGCGTGCCGGAGAGCTCCGGCGATCCGGTACGCCGCGCGCCGAACGCGGGCGACGAACCCGGCCGGCCGTCCCTCGGGGGCGAGCGCGACCAGCAGGTGCGCCGTGTTCTCCCCTTCTTCCGGCTCGCTGTCGGCGGAGGGGTCGGCCCCCACGCGCAGGAGCGCCCGGCGCACCCGCGGGTCGTCGATGGCCGCGCGCTCGATCGGGGCGCACGCCGCCAGCGTCTCCTCGAGTGGAGTTCCCACCGGCAACTCGGCGGCGAGATCGAACTCCCCCTGGTGCACCTCCGGGATCAGCGCCCGGTCCATGCGGGTCAGTCCCCACGCCGTCAGCGCCAGCGCCGCCGCCGCACCGAGCAGCACCGGCGCCGGCCGCCGCACGGAGGCCCGCACCAGGCGCGGGTAGGTGCGGTCGAGAAGGGCGAGCAAGAGCCCCGTGGCCCGCGCCGCCGGGGCGAACACGAGGCCCAGAACCGCTCCCCCGGCCCGCACCGCCGTGGCCGCGGCGAAGAAGACCGCCGCGACGGCTCCCAGGAGCAAGAGCCAGGCCCCTTCGAGCACGAGGAGGGCGGGATCGAACACCAGCGCGTGCGCGAGCGCCGCGGCGAGGCGGTCCCCGCGACGGATCCGGGCGATGAAGGAGGCCAGCAGCCCGCCCAGCCCCGCCGCGGCGGCGGTCAGGGCCAGCGCGGCGGCGGCCGGCTTCACCTCCCGCGAGGCGGCGACGAGCGCCGCCGCCGCGAGCCAGGGGAAGGCGCCGGCGGCGGCCGCGGCGGCCCGCGCCCAGGCGGGCGCATCCGGCCGGGGCAGCGAGCGGTAGCGGAAGATCTCCGACACCCGGGACCTGAGCGGAGCGCGGTCGCGGGCCGGCCCGGTCGTCAGGCGGGCGGTCAGGGCGGGCACGAGGAACACCGCGACCAGGAGGCTGAACAGGAGGGCGAAAACGACCGTCAGCGCGAGATCGCCGAAGACCTGCCCGGCGACACCCTCGACGAAGACCAGGGGCAGGAAGACGGCCACCGTGGTGAGGACGGAGGCGACCACCGCCGTGCCGACCTCCGCCGTGCCGCGAACGACCGCCTGCTGGAGAGGATCCCCCTCCTCGCGGCAGCGGGCGATCGACTCGACCACCACGATCCCGGAGTCGACGAGCATGCCGATGCCGAGGGCGAGACCTCCCAGGCTCATGATGTTCAGGCTCAGCCCGGCGAGGTACATCGGCGCGAACGAGGCGGCGAGCGAGACCGGGATCGCCACCGAGATCACCGACGTCGCGCGCGGGTCGCGCAGGAACAGGTAGAGGACGACCACAGCCAGCAGTCCGCCGAGGATCGCCGTGTTGCGGACCTCCCGCACCGAGGCCTCGATGAACCGGCTGCGGTCGCTGACGATCTCGAGCCTCCAGCCCTCCGGCAGGCCGGCGGCGAGGCCCGGCCCGGACGAGCCGCCCTCCCCCTCCACCGCCTCGCGCACCGTGCGGGCCATGGTGACGAGATTGGCATCGGCCTCCTTCTGCAGCTCGATCTCGACGGCCTCCGAGCCGTCGAGCCGCGTGATGACCTGCCGGTCCTTCCAGCCTGAGGTCACGGTTCCGACGTCCCGGAGGCGGATCTCCCGGCCGTCCCGCTCGGCGACGACGAGGTCGGCGATCTCGTCCAGGGTCCTGAACTCGTTCAGGGTGCGCACGAGGTAGCGGGTGTCGCCCTCTTTGATGTCGCCGCCGGCGACGTTGACGTTCTCCACCTCGAGACGGCGCACGACCTCCTGGATCGACAGCCCGGTGCGGCGGAGCCGCTGCTCGTCCAGGTCCACCGAGATCTGCTCCTCCAGCCCTCCCAGGACGCGGACGGCGGCCACCCCCGGAAGCTGCTCCAACTCCCGTTTCAGGCGTTGCTCGGCGTAGGTCCGGAGGCGCTTGAGCCCGCTGGGGCTCTGGTCCTCCGGGCGGTCCGACGCCAGGGCGAGGAGCATCACCGGGTCGAGCGACGGGTCGTACCGGAGGATCAGCGGCTTGCCGGCATCTTCGGGCAGGAACACGGAGTCGAGCCGTTCGGTGACCTCCTGCCACGCCTGCCCCATGGACGTGTCCCAGGTGAACTCCAACGTCACGTCGGAAAGCCCCGCGCGGGAAACGCTCGACAGCCGCACCAGGCCTCCGACGACCCCGAGCGCCTCCTCGATGGGTCGCGTGACGTTCTCTTCCACCTCTTCGGGAGCCGCACCGGGATACTCGGTGCGCACCGTCAGCGACGGGTAGTTGATGTCCGGCATCAGCTCCACCGGGAGAAGGCGGTAGCTGAACATCCCGAACACCATGACGGTGAGCGTCACCATCAGGATCGCCACCGGCCTCCTGACGGTGACGGCGAACATCCCGCCGCCGGAGCCGCGGTCCGTCAAGACGCCCCCGCCGCGGGGGCGTCGGCGCCGCTCTCCGCCCCCTCGCCGAAGCGGACCGGGCGTCCCTCCTCGTCCTCCGCCGCCACGAGCGCGCCGTCCTTGAGGGCCGACTGACCCACCACGACCACCAGTTCGCCCGGCTCCACGCCCTGGGCGATCTCCACCCGCTCCGCGTCCTCGTAGCCGAGTTCGACGGGACGCCGCCGGGCGCGCCCCTCGCCGTCCACGACGAACAGGTGCGGCCGCTCGTCCTCGTGCACCAGCGCCTTTTTCGGAACGACCGGCACGTCAGCGTGCTCGTCGAGCACGATCTGGACGTTGGCGAACATGCCGGGACGCAGCCCCTCCCGCCGGTCGATCGCGAGCAGGACCTCCACCGTCCCCGATTCCGCGTCGATCACCGGAGAGATCCTGAGAATGCGTGCCGGACGCCAACTCTCCCCCGCTCCCGCCGCCCGCACTGTCGCCGGCTGCCCCACGCGGAGCTGAGGCAGGTACTTCTCCGGGACGAAGGCCGGCGCCACCAGGCTGTCGAAGTCGACGATCCGGAAAACGACGTCGTTTTCGCGCACGAGCGTTCCGAGGGTGACCAGCCTCTCGGTGATCGTGCCGGAGATGGGGGCGGTGATCCTGGTCTTCTCCAGGGCGAGCTTCGCCTGCTCCCAGTCGAGCCGCGCCCGCTCGAGGTCGAAACCCGTCTTCTGGTATTCCTCCTCGGACAGGAGGTGGTCCTGGGCCAGCGCCGCCGCTCTCTCGTGCTCGGCCCGCAGGCGTTCGAACTCGTTCCGCGCCCGGCGCTCGGCGAGCTCGAGGTCCTCGTAGGCCAGGCGCGCCAGAAGCTGGCCTTTGCGCACGGTGTCGCCCTGCTCGGCGAGGATCTCGACGACCACCCCCGTCGCCTGGCTCACCACCGCGACCTGCTCTTCGGCCCGAAGAGTCGAGGAGGCGTCGAGGTAGGCCTGCATCCGGCCGCGAACCACCGGGGCGACGATGACGGGGACACGCGCCTCCTCCGCCGTCCGCCGCCGCTCCGGCCGGCCGCCGGCCGCCTCCCGGTGCCGCGGTTCGGCGGGCCGCTGGCCGGCGGCGCGGGGACGGTGCCCCTCCCCGCGGCCCGCGGGCGCCGCGCCGGCACCTGCGTCGCAGGAGATCGCCGCCAACACGGCGGCCCACAGGCACGCGATCAGCGCCCAGTGACGATTCATCGCCAGGATCCTCGATCCCGCGCGGCCCGGCCCGCCGCGGGACCTCGTCGAGCTTAGCCGAGACCGCCGGAGGCCGCCGCGACGCCCGCAGGAATCGGAACGATTGGTCGTTTGCGAGCGATGAACGTGTGACCGGCCGCGGCTACCGCCGATCCGGCCCGCGGGCCTATGCTCGGGGCATGCTCCGCCACGCGAGCCGGGCGCGAACGCGCCGAGCCCCGAGGGCGGCCGTGCCCGTTCCGCCTTCCCCGTTCGGCCGGGCGCCGGGCCGATGACGGGAGCCCTGCGCTGGGCCGCGTTCGCGGCGGGCGCCGGGATCGTGACGCTCGCCGCCTCCCGATTCGCGTCCTGGCTCCGGTCGGAAAAGCGCGTGGCGACCGCCTGCACGCGCAAGGCTTTCCACTTCGCCATCTTCAGCGCAGCCGCCGCGTACCACCTCGCCGGCGGTCTTCCGGCGAGCGCTCTTTTCGGCGCCGTCGTCAGCGCCGCCGTGTTGGCGTCGGTATGGCGCGGGCGGGGCGATCCCCTCTTCGAGGCGCTCGCCCGCGCCGAGGACGCTCCGCACCGGGGACTGTTCGTGGTGGTGCCGCTCGCGGCGACGGCCGCCGGGGGGCTGATCGCCGCCCTCCTCTTCGGGCGGTACGCGGCCGTCGGTTACCTCGTCGCCGGTTGGGGTGACGCGCTCGCCGAGCCGGTGGGCGCGTGGGCCGGGCGTCACGCCTACGCCGTGCCGACGATGACGGGGGGGCGCGCCACGCGCACGGTGGAGGGCTCCGCCGCGGTGGCGCTCGCCGGCGGCCTCGCGGCGGCGGCGGCGCTCGCCGCGTCCGGTGCGCCGGCCACCGTCACCCTCCGCGGCGCGGTGGCTTGCGGGGCCGCGGCTTGCCTGGCGGAGGCGGTCACCCCGCGGGGCCTGGACAACCTCACGGTGATCCTCGCCGCCTCGGCCGCCGCGCGCTGGGCCGCCGGGTGAGCGCCGGCCGGCCTCCGCTCAAGTCGCCCGCGCGGCCGGCCGATACAGAAGATCGCCCCGGGGTCGAGGCGGGGATCGGGGCGACCCGCCGCCGGCCGGACCGGGTCTCGGCTCCGTGGGGCTCGGAGCCGCGGAGAGGGCCTCCATGAGCCGAACGCTGCGCGCGCGCCCCGAGGGACTCCACGGGATCTTGGGAATCGCGGTCGGCGACCTCTCGGCATCCGGAATCGGCGAGCGGCTGGCCGTCGCCGTCGAACAGGCGCACGACGCCATCGTGATCACCGACGCCAGCGGGCGCATCCTGTACGTCAACCCCGCCTTCGAGGCGAACACCGGGTACACGCGCGCCGAGGCGGTCGGCCGGACGCCTTCGATCCTCAAGAGCGGAGCTCACGGCGAAGCGTTCTACCGCGAGCTGTGGGAGACGATCCTCGATGGGCGCGTCTGGCGCGGCGTTTTCGTCAACCGCCGGAAAGACGGGACGCTGTTCGAGGAGGAGTCCACGATCTCCCCGATCGTCGGTCGCGATGGCGAGGTCACCGGCTTCGTCGCCGTGAAGCGCGACGTCTCGGAGTGCCGCGAGCGGGAACGGGAACTCGCCGTGCGCGAGGCCCGCTACCGGTCGCTCTTCGAGAACTCCCGCGACGCCATTCTCATCACCGACGCGCACGGCAAGCTGAAGGACGTCAACCCGGCGGCGGTCGAGCTGACCGGCTATTCGGAATCCGAGCTGCGCAACTTCAAGATCAAGCACCTCTTCCCGCGGGAGAAGGACCGGCGCCGCTTCACCGAGGCGGTCGCGCGGGACGGCTTCGTCGAACGCCTGCCGCAGCGGCTCCGGCGCGCCGACGGCGAGGAGCGAGAGTGCCTGGTCAGCGCGAGCGTGTGGCGGGGCGCAGGCGGGGAGATCCTCGGCTATCAGAGCATCGTCCGGGACGTCACGGAGTCGCGGAGAAACCAGCGTCTGATGAAGGCGGTCATGGAGTCCTTTCCCGACCCCGTGCTCATGGCCGACGAGAAGGGCCGCATCGTCCTGGCCAACGCCGCCGCGGAGAGCGCCTTCGGGCAGCCGACGGGCGATCTCACCGGCCTGCCGCTGGCGGAACTCGTCACTCCTCCCGGAGGGTGGGCCGGCGACCTTCTGCGCATGGGCGAAGGCGATGATGGTGGCGCCGCTCCGGAGGAGTGGACGGCGCACCCCTTTTCCGGCGCCGGCTTCCCGGTGGAGGCGACGCTGGGGCGCGCGCGCACCAGCGACGGCACCTACCTGCTGGTCTCCCTGCGCGACGTCCGCGAGAAGCGTTCCCTAGAGACGCAACTCCGGCACGCCCAGAAGATTGACGCGATCGGCCGCCTCGCGGCCGGCATCGCCCACGAGATCAACACCCCGATCCAGTACGTCGGTGACAACACGCGATTCCTGCAAGAGGCCTTCGGCGATCTGGTGGAACTGTTCCGGCGGTACGACGCGGCGCTCTCCGGCGAGGCTCCTCCCGATGCGGCGGAGAAGGCCCGGCAGCACCGCGAGGAGATCGATCTCGACTACCTGCTGGAGGAGATCCCCCGCGCGATCGACCAGACGCTGGAAGGGGTCCGGCGTGTCGCCGGCATCGTCCAGGCGATGAAGCAGTTCTCGCACCCCGGGCAGAACCGCGAGCCGGCCGATCTCAACAAGGCGATCCAGAGCACCGTCACCGTGGCCCGCAACGAGTGGAAGTACGTGGCGGAGATGGAGCTCGACCTCGCCGAGGACTTGCCGGCCGTTCCGTGCATCGTCAGCGACATCAACCAGGTGATCCTCAACCTGGTGGTCAATGCGGCGCACGCGATCGCCGAGGTCCGGGGGGAGCGGCCCGAGACGAAGGGCCGGATCGCCGTCCGCACGCGGGTCGAGGGTGAGGAGGCAGTGGTTGTCGTGGAGGACGACGGCTGCGGCATTCCGCCGGAGAACCTCGAGCGGATCTTCGAGCCCTTCTTCACCACGAAAGAGGTCGGCAAGGGCACGGGGCAGGGCCTCAGCATCGCGCATCACGTCATCGTGGAGGAACACGGCGGGACGATTTCCGTCGATTCGGAGGTCGGCCGCGGGACGAAGTTCACCATCCGCCTGCCGCTCCGATCGGGCGCGGAGGACGAGGAGAGTCAGCCTTGAAGCGCATACTGTTTGTCGACGACGAGCCCAACGTCCTGGCGGGACTCAAGCGGATGCTGCGCAGCCTCCGCCGCGAATACGAGATGGAGTTCGTCGGGAGCGGCAAAGAGGCGCTCGCCGCGATGGAGCGCCAGCCGGCGGATGTCGTCGTGGCCGACATGAAGATGCCGGGAATGGACGGTGCGGAGCTGCTCGAGGAGATCCGCCGGAGATGGCCGGACACCATCCGGCTCATCCTCTCGGGACACGCGGAGTCCGAGGCGATTCTCCGGTCGATCGGCCCGACGCATCAGTTCCTGGCCAAGCCGTGCGACCCGGAGACGCTACGCCGCACGATCCGGCGCGCCTACGCCACCCGCGAGCTGCTGGAGAATCCGCAGCTCAAGGCGATCGTCTCCCAGGTCGAGTCGCTTCCGAGCGTGCCGTCGCTCTTCCAGGAGGTCGTGGAGGAGCTCCAGCGGCCCACCGCGTCGCTGCGGCGCGTGGGGGAGCTGATCGCCCGCGACGTCGGCATGAGCGCCAAGATCCTGCAGATCGTGAACTCCGCCTACTTCGGCCTCGTCCAGCCGATTCACAACGTGGAGCGTGCCGTCGCTTTCCTCGGGGTGGAGACGATCACGTCCCTGGTGCTCGGGGCGCATGTCTTCTCCCAGTTCGAAGGGAACCCCGTTCCCGGCTTCTCGGCCGATGCGCTGATGCACCACTCCCTCCACACGGCGGCACTGGGCCGGCGGCTGGCGGAACTCGAGTGCCTGAACAAGCAGTCGGCCGACGATGTCTTCCTCTGCGGGATCCTCCACGACGCGGGGAAACTGGTGCTGGCGGCCAACCTCCCCGACAAGTACGCTGAGGCGATCGAGGCCGCCCGCGACGACGCCATTTCGGAGACGGAGGCCGAGAGGTCGGTCATCGGGGGTACGCACGCGGAGATCGGCGCCTACCTGCTGGGGGTTTGGGGCCTTCCGGACATCGTCGTCGAGGCGGTGGCCTATCACCACGATCCGGGGCGGTGTCCCGATCCGTCGATGACCCTCACCCTTCTCCACGCGGCGAACGCGCTCGCGCACGGCGACCGGGAGGCGGACAGCTTCGTCGACACCGATTTCCTGTCCGCGCGGGGTCTTGCCGACCGCTGGAAGGAGTGGCGCGAGGCGGCCACGAGCCCCGTGGGATCGGGGGTGTGAGCCGTGACGGAGAAGATCCTCTTCGTCGACGACGAGCCGAACGTCCTGGCCGCCCTCCGGCGGCAGACGCGGAAGCGTTTCCAGGTCGAGACCGCCTGCGGCGCCGCCGAAGCGCTCGAGATGCTCGAGACGCGCGGGCCCTTCGCGGTGGTGGTCTCCGACCTCAAGATGCCGGGAATGAACGGCATCGAGCTGCTCGCCGAGGTGAAGAAGCGCTCTCCCGACACCGTGCGCCTGATGCTGACCGGCCATGGGGACATGGACGCCACCATCGCGGCGGTGAACAAGGGACACATCTTCCGCTTCCTCACCAAGCCTTGCCCCGCCGAGACCCTGGCCGTCATGCTGGACCAGGCGCTCGAGCAATACCGGCTGGTCACCGCGGAGAGGGTTCTTCTCGAGCAGACGCTCAACGGCGCGGTCAAGGTCCTCACCGAACTGCTGGCGATCCTCAATCCGGCGGCGTTCAGCCGAGCGTCCAGGATCAAGGAGTACGTCGGACAGGTCGTCCGCAACCTCGGTCTCGAGGGCGGGTGGCGCTACGAGATGGCGGCGATGCTGTCGCAGATCGGCTGCGTGACGCTCACCCCCGAGACGCTCGCCAAGGCCTACGCCGGGCAGGGACTGTCGCCGGAAGAGCGCGAGTCCTACCTCAAACACCCCGTGGTGGCCCACGATCTGCTCGCCCACATCCCCCGCCTCGAGTCGGTGGCGCGGATGATCCGCGGGCACCTTCTTCCGCCGGCGGGTGCGACGACCCCGGAGGAACCGGAGGCGTTCGGCGCCGAGCTGCTGCGGATCGCGAGCCAGTTCGAGCAGCTCGTCGGCTCGGGGAAGAGCGCCAAGGCGGCCGTGGCGGAGTTGAGGCGGAGGGGAGACTTCGACGAGAAGCTCCTGGAGGCGTTCGAGAAGGTCGAGATCGCCTCGATCGGGCACGTGGTCCGGACCGTGCCTCTCTCCGAGTTGCGGATCGGGATGATCCTCGACCAGGAGGTCAAGGCCAAGAACGGGCTCCTCCTGGTGGCGAAGGGGCAGGAGGTCACCCAGCCGCTCCTCGAGCGGCTGCGGAGTTTCGCCCGCGGCGTCGGCGTGGTGGAGCCGATGCGGGTCCTCGCCCCCGCTCCCCAGCCGTCCTCACCACCATCACGCCCGGCCGCCGTATATTGAGGTCCCGCCCGGGAGGCGAGCCATGGGGCGTCGGGCCGCGGCGTTCGCGGCGGCGTTGATTCTCTGCGTCTCGTTGGCTGGGGCCGGCGTCGGCCCGATGCAGCTGGTCCGGATCGAGCGGAAGAGCCGGGACGATCTCGCGCGCCTGCGGCGCGCCGGGGTTCCGGTCGTCTTCGAGTTCCGCGGGAGCCTGCTCGCGGAGGGGACGGCGGAGGAGCTGGAGCCGATCGGGAGACTCGGGTACCGCAGTTCCCTGGTGGCGAACGTCGGCCCGGACGACGACCTCCGGCTGCTGGGGCCCCGGCGGTCGCGGGAGTACCGCCTCCGGTACGGGCGGCTGGGCGTGCTTCTGGAGGAGGACGGCCAGCTGCTGGTGAACGCGCGTGCGGCCGGGCTCGGGGAGGAGGCTTTCTCCTGCCTCTCCGAGGCCCCGCTGCCGCGGCGACCCCTCGAGGTTCCCTCCCCCGCGGCCCAGGCCGGGCAGGCCGGCGGGACCGCCGACCCCTTGGTGCAGCGCATCGTGGACGCGGTGGACCCGGCCGAGATCGACCGCGTCTGGAACGATCTCGTCGCGAACCCACCGACCGGCACCCGCTACTCGACGAGCCAGGGCTGCCGGGACGCCGCGGCCTACTGCCGGAACCGCTATCTCGAGCTCGGCTATCGTCCGGAGTACCACGAGTGGGATCCCCGGCACGCGCCCAACGTCGTGG
This genomic interval from Acidobacteriota bacterium contains the following:
- a CDS encoding HDOD domain-containing protein gives rise to the protein MKRILFVDDEPNVLAGLKRMLRSLRREYEMEFVGSGKEALAAMERQPADVVVADMKMPGMDGAELLEEIRRRWPDTIRLILSGHAESEAILRSIGPTHQFLAKPCDPETLRRTIRRAYATRELLENPQLKAIVSQVESLPSVPSLFQEVVEELQRPTASLRRVGELIARDVGMSAKILQIVNSAYFGLVQPIHNVERAVAFLGVETITSLVLGAHVFSQFEGNPVPGFSADALMHHSLHTAALGRRLAELECLNKQSADDVFLCGILHDAGKLVLAANLPDKYAEAIEAARDDAISETEAERSVIGGTHAEIGAYLLGVWGLPDIVVEAVAYHHDPGRCPDPSMTLTLLHAANALAHGDREADSFVDTDFLSARGLADRWKEWREAATSPVGSGV
- a CDS encoding efflux RND transporter periplasmic adaptor subunit; amino-acid sequence: MNRHWALIACLWAAVLAAISCDAGAGAAPAGRGEGHRPRAAGQRPAEPRHREAAGGRPERRRTAEEARVPVIVAPVVRGRMQAYLDASSTLRAEEQVAVVSQATGVVVEILAEQGDTVRKGQLLARLAYEDLELAERRARNEFERLRAEHERAAALAQDHLLSEEEYQKTGFDLERARLDWEQAKLALEKTRITAPISGTITERLVTLGTLVRENDVVFRIVDFDSLVAPAFVPEKYLPQLRVGQPATVRAAGAGESWRPARILRISPVIDAESGTVEVLLAIDRREGLRPGMFANVQIVLDEHADVPVVPKKALVHEDERPHLFVVDGEGRARRRPVELGYEDAERVEIAQGVEPGELVVVVGQSALKDGALVAAEDEEGRPVRFGEGAESGADAPAAGAS
- a CDS encoding PAS domain S-box protein, giving the protein MSRTLRARPEGLHGILGIAVGDLSASGIGERLAVAVEQAHDAIVITDASGRILYVNPAFEANTGYTRAEAVGRTPSILKSGAHGEAFYRELWETILDGRVWRGVFVNRRKDGTLFEEESTISPIVGRDGEVTGFVAVKRDVSECRERERELAVREARYRSLFENSRDAILITDAHGKLKDVNPAAVELTGYSESELRNFKIKHLFPREKDRRRFTEAVARDGFVERLPQRLRRADGEERECLVSASVWRGAGGEILGYQSIVRDVTESRRNQRLMKAVMESFPDPVLMADEKGRIVLANAAAESAFGQPTGDLTGLPLAELVTPPGGWAGDLLRMGEGDDGGAAPEEWTAHPFSGAGFPVEATLGRARTSDGTYLLVSLRDVREKRSLETQLRHAQKIDAIGRLAAGIAHEINTPIQYVGDNTRFLQEAFGDLVELFRRYDAALSGEAPPDAAEKARQHREEIDLDYLLEEIPRAIDQTLEGVRRVAGIVQAMKQFSHPGQNREPADLNKAIQSTVTVARNEWKYVAEMELDLAEDLPAVPCIVSDINQVILNLVVNAAHAIAEVRGERPETKGRIAVRTRVEGEEAVVVVEDDGCGIPPENLERIFEPFFTTKEVGKGTGQGLSIAHHVIVEEHGGTISVDSEVGRGTKFTIRLPLRSGAEDEESQP
- a CDS encoding response regulator → MTEKILFVDDEPNVLAALRRQTRKRFQVETACGAAEALEMLETRGPFAVVVSDLKMPGMNGIELLAEVKKRSPDTVRLMLTGHGDMDATIAAVNKGHIFRFLTKPCPAETLAVMLDQALEQYRLVTAERVLLEQTLNGAVKVLTELLAILNPAAFSRASRIKEYVGQVVRNLGLEGGWRYEMAAMLSQIGCVTLTPETLAKAYAGQGLSPEERESYLKHPVVAHDLLAHIPRLESVARMIRGHLLPPAGATTPEEPEAFGAELLRIASQFEQLVGSGKSAKAAVAELRRRGDFDEKLLEAFEKVEIASIGHVVRTVPLSELRIGMILDQEVKAKNGLLLVAKGQEVTQPLLERLRSFARGVGVVEPMRVLAPAPQPSSPPSRPAAVY
- a CDS encoding efflux RND transporter permease subunit, coding for MTDRGSGGGMFAVTVRRPVAILMVTLTVMVFGMFSYRLLPVELMPDINYPSLTVRTEYPGAAPEEVEENVTRPIEEALGVVGGLVRLSSVSRAGLSDVTLEFTWDTSMGQAWQEVTERLDSVFLPEDAGKPLILRYDPSLDPVMLLALASDRPEDQSPSGLKRLRTYAEQRLKRELEQLPGVAAVRVLGGLEEQISVDLDEQRLRRTGLSIQEVVRRLEVENVNVAGGDIKEGDTRYLVRTLNEFRTLDEIADLVVAERDGREIRLRDVGTVTSGWKDRQVITRLDGSEAVEIELQKEADANLVTMARTVREAVEGEGGSSGPGLAAGLPEGWRLEIVSDRSRFIEASVREVRNTAILGGLLAVVVLYLFLRDPRATSVISVAIPVSLAASFAPMYLAGLSLNIMSLGGLALGIGMLVDSGIVVVESIARCREEGDPLQQAVVRGTAEVGTAVVASVLTTVAVFLPLVFVEGVAGQVFGDLALTVVFALLFSLLVAVFLVPALTARLTTGPARDRAPLRSRVSEIFRYRSLPRPDAPAWARAAAAAAGAFPWLAAAALVAASREVKPAAAALALTAAAAGLGGLLASFIARIRRGDRLAAALAHALVFDPALLVLEGAWLLLLGAVAAVFFAAATAVRAGGAVLGLVFAPAARATGLLLALLDRTYPRLVRASVRRPAPVLLGAAAALALTAWGLTRMDRALIPEVHQGEFDLAAELPVGTPLEETLAACAPIERAAIDDPRVRRALLRVGADPSADSEPEEGENTAHLLVALAPEGRPAGFVARVRRAAYRIAGALRHAAEGGLTAVREERVIADLRRVAAGIPDLQAQVSRPVLFSFHTPIEIEIQGYDLAVLRRLGERVREELRSIPGLSDVESTARPGSPEVQITYDRDALVRYGLDLRDVADLVRTKVQGSAATQFRRRERRIDIVVRLGEKHRATVRQLRNLVVNPGGAVPVPLSAVARIEIAEGPADIRRVGQRRVALVRANLNGLSLGRAGELIRRRLERLEWPEGTSWRLAGQAREMQRSLRSLWIALGLSVFLVYVVMASQFESLLHPLLIMITVPLALFGVVVVLGGLGIPISVVVFLGMIMLAGIVVNNAIVLVDYVNRLRRRGLSVEDALVEGGRVRLRPILMTTATTVLGLLPMSLGLGDGAEIRTPMALTVIAGLLSSTLLTLIVLPTLYSGAERVAARIRSGRGAEEVPPPVPAGMDPP